A part of Fimbriiglobus ruber genomic DNA contains:
- a CDS encoding prenyltransferase/squalene oxidase repeat-containing protein, protein MISDFVTRRHALRTAAVLGAGGALALVTHADDTQPPAVGAGDWLSPEAQTIVRRGLEYLAANQAPDGSFSDNKTGLGNVAITGLAGLALMAGGHQPGRGDFGNVVGRAADYVVARGAASVPTGYLQNADEVRSHGSMYQHGFGTLFLSEIYGMFPDPARQKRVRDTLEKAIALIRTAQNKDGGWRYDPFPNQADVSVTVAQLMALRAARNAGIMVPKSVVDKCVEYIKSCQQRDGGFCYIKGQTLAGSAFARSAAAVVGLFSAGIYEGREIERGLGYLMQFLPGRPRRGPVDAHPDYYFYGHYYAALAMWTAGGNYWAEWFPAIRDELIIRTRTGGVWTDWHGASYATAMACIILQLPNNYLPIMQK, encoded by the coding sequence ATGATTTCAGACTTCGTCACCCGCCGCCATGCCCTCCGTACCGCCGCCGTCTTGGGCGCGGGCGGTGCCCTGGCGCTCGTCACCCACGCGGACGACACCCAACCCCCGGCGGTCGGCGCCGGCGACTGGCTATCTCCCGAGGCCCAGACGATCGTCCGCCGGGGGCTCGAATACCTCGCCGCCAACCAGGCGCCGGACGGGTCGTTCTCGGACAACAAGACCGGGCTCGGCAACGTCGCGATCACCGGCCTGGCCGGGCTCGCCCTCATGGCCGGCGGCCACCAACCCGGCCGCGGGGACTTCGGCAACGTGGTCGGCCGGGCCGCCGACTACGTCGTCGCCCGCGGGGCGGCTAGTGTCCCGACGGGGTATCTCCAGAACGCGGACGAGGTGCGGTCGCACGGGTCGATGTACCAGCACGGGTTCGGCACCCTGTTCCTGTCCGAGATCTACGGGATGTTCCCGGACCCGGCCCGCCAGAAGCGGGTCCGGGACACGCTCGAAAAGGCCATCGCCCTGATCCGCACGGCCCAGAACAAGGACGGCGGCTGGCGGTACGACCCGTTCCCGAACCAGGCCGACGTCTCGGTCACGGTGGCCCAACTCATGGCCCTGCGAGCCGCCCGAAACGCCGGCATCATGGTCCCGAAGTCGGTCGTGGACAAGTGTGTCGAGTACATCAAATCGTGCCAGCAGCGGGACGGCGGGTTCTGCTACATCAAGGGCCAGACGCTGGCCGGGTCGGCGTTCGCGCGCTCGGCCGCGGCCGTGGTCGGCCTGTTCAGCGCGGGGATTTACGAGGGCCGCGAGATTGAGCGGGGCCTCGGGTACCTGATGCAATTCCTCCCCGGCCGCCCCCGCCGCGGCCCGGTCGACGCCCACCCGGACTACTACTTCTACGGCCACTATTACGCGGCCCTTGCCATGTGGACGGCCGGTGGCAACTACTGGGCCGAGTGGTTCCCTGCCATCCGGGACGAACTCATCATCCGCACCCGTACTGGCGGCGTCTGGACCGACTGGCACGGCGCGTCCTACGCGACCGCGATGGCCTGCATCATCCTGCAACTCCCGAACAACTACCTGCCGATCATGCAGAAGTAA